The genomic stretch GCGATCGTGGCAGAGTTGGGGGTGGGCGAGCGCTGCGTCCACGAGCTGGTCGAGAAGCTCGGCGCGCCGCAACCCCTGGTCTCCCAGCATCTGCGGGTGCTGCGCGGCGCCGGGGTGGTGCGGGGTGCACGCCGTGGACGCGAGATCGCATACTCGCTGGTGGACGATCACGTGGCGCACATCGTCGCCGATGCGGTCAGCCATGCCAGGGAGGTCAGGTCGTGAGTGCCGAACAGAACGTCGCGCAGCGCAACACCAAGCAGCGCAGCGCGGTGAGCGCCGTGCTGGCCGAGGCCGAGGGCTTCTACAGCGCGCAGGAACTGCACGCCCGGCTGCGGGAACAGGGTCAGCGGGTCGGCCTGACCACGGTCTATCGCACCCTGCAGGGTCTGGCCGACGCGGGCGAGATCGACGTGATGCGCCCGCCCGGCGGCGAACATCTTTACCGCCGCTGCAGCCAGGGCCACCACCACCATCTGGTGTGCCGTGAGTGTGGTTCGGCGGTCGAGGTCGAGGGCCCGGCGGTCGAGTCGTGGGCCGACAAGGT from Paractinoplanes brasiliensis encodes the following:
- a CDS encoding ArsR/SmtB family transcription factor, with translation MTTTSGYEAYESAGELLRALSAPIRVAIVAELGVGERCVHELVEKLGAPQPLVSQHLRVLRGAGVVRGARRGREIAYSLVDDHVAHIVADAVSHAREVRS
- a CDS encoding Fur family transcriptional regulator, which codes for MSAEQNVAQRNTKQRSAVSAVLAEAEGFYSAQELHARLREQGQRVGLTTVYRTLQGLADAGEIDVMRPPGGEHLYRRCSQGHHHHLVCRECGSAVEVEGPAVESWADKVASRHGYVDVSHTMEIFGTCPDCANKS